The proteins below come from a single Eremothecium sinecaudum strain ATCC 58844 chromosome II, complete sequence genomic window:
- the ABP140 gene encoding tRNA(Thr) (cytosine(32)-N(3))-methyltransferase (Syntenic homolog of Ashbya gossypii ACR130W; Syntenic homolog of Saccharomyces cerevisiae YOR239W (ABP140); no intron, ribosomal slippage at consensus CTTAGGC site exception) yields the protein MGVADLIKKFESFTKEADQNEIKKNGSLDENELVSYYKFSEPPTALSGIETAKTVEIVSVASNEDSPLVIETQEDSNDGDSSLVAETTTEGSEPPASEGQGTELSHYEVTGDSCDQVAAPALDVPQIIVHPVQDFDQSSEQTPEQTPEQTPEQTPEQVEEKKPEGKKKPTGKKKNKKKQKKKSSATKETGSVSESEKSLGGFETTEDQTASNDDDETVSDDDNSYSETQSDGGSLDNEKARKLAGNNNIAIENSTSSCESDSSDFVGSQPSQEAHSRIGRDEPFQFGQRKLREESDVWDHNAWDNVEWDDEQLQEAKLKIEEQHKYPVEEFDRNLYNGNPARYWDIFYKNNKANFFKDRKWLQIEFPLLYSATDKDAGPITIFEIGCGAGNTMFPILSVNQNEQLRVIGADFAPNAVELVKNSPNFNQKNAHAAVWDLANPDGLLPEGVEPHSVDIAVMIFVFSALAPAQWSQAMDNLHKVLKPGGKILFRDYGRYDLAQIRFKKNRLLDDNFYIRGDGTRVYFFTEEELRAIFTEKYFKEERIATDRRLLVNRKRKLKMCRVWLQAMFSVPE from the exons ATGGGTGTAGCAGATTTGATCAAGAAATTTGAATCCTTTACAAAGGAAGCTGATCAAAATGAAATCAAAAAGAATGGTTCATTAGATGAAAATGAATTAGTGTCCTACTACAAGTTCAGCGAACCACCTACGGCGCTAAGCGGTATAGAAACTGCGAAAACTGTTGAGATTGTATCAGTTGCCTCGAATGAAGACTCGCCTTTAGTGATAGAGACACAGGAGGACTCGAACGATGGAGATAGCTCCCTTGTGGCAGAGACAACGACGGAAGGCTCAGAGCCTCCTGCAAGTGAAGGCCAAGGTACTGAGTTATCGCATTATGAAGTAACGGGAGACAGTTGCGATCAAGTGGCTGCTCCAGCACTAGATGTGCCGCAGATTATTGTGCACCCTGTTCAGGACTTCGATCAGTCTTCAGAGCAGACGCCCGAGCAGACGCCCGAGCAGACACCCGAGCAGACACCCGAGCAGGTGGAAGAGAAGAAACCAGAAGGGAAGAAGAAACCCACTGGaaaaaagaagaacaagaagaaacagaagaagaagtcCTCGGCTACTAAGGAAACCGGATCGGTTTCCGAAAGTGAAAAATCGCT AGGCGGGTTTGAGACAACAGAAGATCAAACGGCCTCcaatgatgatgatgagaCTGTAtcagatgatgataataGTTACAGCGAAACACAAAGCGATGGTGGGAGCCTCGACAACGAAAAAGCAAGGAAACTAGCTGGTAATAATAATATCGCCATTGAAAACTCAACTTCAAGCTGTGAATCAGACTCTTCTGACTTTGTGGGCTCGCAACCTTCCCAGGAAGCGCACTCCAGAATAGGTCGGGATGAACCTTTCCAGTTTGGGCAGCGTAAGCTGCGAGAAGAGTCTGATGTTTGGGATCATAATGCATGGGACAATGTGGAATGGGATGACGAGCAATTACAGGAGGCAAAACTGAAGATAGAAGAGCAGCATAAGTATCCTGTAGAAGAGTTTGACCGAAACCTCTACAATGGAAATCCTGCACGTTACTGGGATATATTTTACAAGAACAATAAAGCCAATTTCTTCAAAGACAGAAAATGGCTACAAATCGAGTTTCCTTTATTATATTCAGCAACAGACAAAGACGCTGGTCCTATAACTATCTTTGAGATAGGTTGCGGTGCTGGCAATACAATGTTTCCAATATTATCCGTTAATCAGAATGAACAGTTGAGGGTAATAGGTGCTGATTTTGCCCCTAATGCCGTAGAACTAGTTAAAAACTCTCCCAACTTTAACCAAAAAAATGCACATGCTGCAGTCTGGGATTTAGCCAACCCAGACGGCTTATTACCGGAAGGTGTTGAACCGCATTCTGTCGACATTGCAGTTATGATCTTTGTCTTCAGTGCTCTCGCACCTGCCCAATGGTCACAGGCTATGGATAATTTGCATAAAGTACTTAAACCCGGTGGAAAGATTTTATTTAGGGATTACGGCAGATATGATTTGGCACAGATTAGGTTCAAAAAGAATAGATTATTAGATGACAACTTTTATATCAGAGGCGACGGTACTAGGGTGTATTTTTTCACGGAAGAGGAGCTAAGAGCTATCTTCACAGAGAAATATTTCAAAGAAGAGCGAATCGCTACTGACAGGAGGCTGTTAGTAAACAGGAAAAGAAAACTGAAAATGTGTCGTGTCTGGCTCCAAGCGATGTTTTCTGTCCCAGAATGA
- the PXA1 gene encoding ATP-binding cassette long-chain fatty acid transporter PXA1 (Syntenic homolog of Ashbya gossypii ACR128C; Syntenic homolog of Saccharomyces cerevisiae YPL147W (PXA1)) codes for MSSCLVFVQKLQGALSAFKNEDVSTIVLRTWDTIKATRGTRGKRLRFTFWFMCCVLSLGVYGALMSLYRRVIRITKRKNVLIRTRSQVLLKDGAREMYVPCYGSNKSKKVIIKPMNADRYEYDKFLFKYFGSGSASKIFHSKFLMQLNVILRILVPTLTDKNSLLIVLQVVFLVMRTTLSLGVAKLDGHIVKDIIAGRKSKFMIDIACWFLVAFPASYTNTAIKYLQRKLSLRFRTYLTRYIHDMYLDKRLVFYKVMFDEDAMKNVIANIDNSIANDLNKFCDAVTSLFANIAKPVIDLVFFAFYLRDNLGSLAVSGIFMNYLLTAYILRRYTPPLGKLVSSRSSAEGDYYKYHLNMINNSEEIAFYQGTQVERTKVLTIYEKLMKQMLLVYRKKICYSIIEDYILKYTWSALGYSYASIPIVLMTLATGVNNEELSMKEFIVNKRLMLNLADAGSRLMYSIKDISQLTGYTGRIFSLLTVLHRVHSSDFKYGIMEVPSDEARVSPEVCKKTPKEIRGTVQRNFDGIRLENIDVVIPSPAGLSGNKLISKLKFHIPQLTAAEMTKALSDTSAVPRYGTSFRAKGSSLLILGPNSCGKTSIQRIIAEIWPIYNKTGLISIPAEQDLMCIAQRPYFMQGGTFRDQIIYPMSVDTFYENGHKDEQIVEVLRQVRLDYLLKRGIGLTYLDTIADWKDILSGGEKQRMNFARIMFHRPKYIVLDEATNAISADMEDYLFNMLKTYSFNFITISQRPSLIKYHDYLLEITSGMQWQYHSLGSDNAIISIDAEIESLRSKLHQINNWEKERNELMRRLTSS; via the coding sequence ATGTCTTCTTGTTTAGTGTTTGTTCAAAAACTGCAAGGAGCATTAAGTGCTTTTAAGAATGAAGATGTTTCTACAATAGTGCTTCGTACATGGGATACGATTAAAGCCACAAGAGGTACCCGCGGAAAGCGTCTGCGCTTTACATTTTGGTTTATGTGTTGTGTTCTATCGTTAGGGGTGTATGGTGCTTTAATGTCATTATATCGGCGTGTTATTCGAATAACTAAACGGAAGAACGTTTTAATCCGTACTAGATCTCAGGTGCTACTTAAGGATGGTGCCAGAGAAATGTATGTACCGTGCTATGGTAGTAATAAGAGTAAGAAAGTGATAATTAAACCCATGAATGCGGATAGGTACGAGTACGACAAATTTCTGTTTAAGTATTTTGGAAGCGGTAGTGCCTCGAAGATATTTCATTCGAAATTTTTAATGCAACTGAATGTTATTCTGAGGATTTTAGTCCCTACTCTTACTGATAAAAACTCTTTGCTTATCGTTCTGCAGGTTGTTTTTCTTGTCATGAGAACGACACTGTCGCTAGGCGTGGCGAAATTAGATGGACACATTGTGAAGGACATTATCGCCGGTCGAAAATCCAAGTTTATGATTGATATCGCATGCTGGTTTTTGGTTGCATTTCCTGCTTCTTATACTAATACTGCGATCAAGTATTTGCAGCGAAAATTAAGTCTGAGATTTAGGACTTACCTAACAAGGTACATCCATGACATGTATCTGGACAAGCGCTTGGTGTTTTATAAGGTGATGTTTGACGAAGATGCCATGAAAAACGTAATTGCAAATATTGACAATTCCATTGCGAATGATTTGAACAAATTCTGTGATGCAGTCACAAGCTTATTCGCTAATATTGCTAAGCCGGTGATTGATTTAGTGTTCTTTGCTTTCTACCTCCGCGACAACTTGGGATCCTTGGCGGTGTCCGGTATTTTCATGAACTATCTCTTGACAGCTTATATCCTGAGAAGATATACGCCTCCACTTGGCAAACTGGTTAGCAGCAGGTCAAGTGCAGAGGGTGACTATTATAAGTATCACTTGAACATGATCAACAACAGTGAGGAAATTGCATTTTACCAGGGAACACAAGTGGAGAGAACAAAAGTATTGACAATATATGAGAAGTTGATGAAGCAGATGTTGTTAGTTTACCGTAAAAAGATTTGTTATAGTATCATCGAAGATTACATCTTGAAATATACATGGTCAGCACTTGGATATTCGTATGCTTCCATACCAATTGTGTTAATGACTTTGGCAACAGGTGTTAACAACGAGGAATTGAGTATGAAAGAGTTCATTGTCAATAAGAGATTAATGTTGAACCTTGCTGACGCTGGAAGTAGATTGATGTACTcaattaaagatatttcACAGCTAACAGGATACACAGGTCGCATTTTTAGCCTTTTGACAGTACTACATCGTGTTCACTCATCCGATTTCAAGTATGGAATAATGGAAGTTCCTAGTGATGAAGCGCGAGTCTCACCAGAGGTTTGTAAGAAAACTCCAAAGGAGATACGTGGGACAGTGCAACGCAACTTCGACGGAATCAGATTGGAGAACATCGACGTTGTTATTCCATCGCCTGCGGGGCTAAGTGGTAACAAGCTGATCAGTAAACTGAAGTTTCATATTCCACAACTTACAGCTGCTGAAATGACAAAGGCACTCTCTGACACTTCTGCCGTTCCAAGGTATGGGACAAGCTTTAGGGCTAAGGGTAGTAGCTTGTTAATTTTGGGTCCAAACAGTTGTGGTAAGACTTCGATCCAAAGAATTATAGCTGAGATCTGGCCCATTTACAATAAGACTGGATTGATCTCTATTCCAGCAGAGCAGGACTTGATGTGTATCGCCCAAAGACCATACTTTATGCAAGGAGGAACATTTAGAGATCAAATAATATACCCAATGTCGGTAGATACATTTTATGAAAATGGTCATAAGGACGAACAAATAGTTGAAGTCCTAAGACAAGTCCGGCTCGATTACTTGTTAAAACGTGGAATTGGTTTGACCTATCTCGACACTATCGCAGATTGGAAAGACATATTGAGCGGTGGTGAAAAACAGAGAATGAATTTTGCCCGGATAATGTTCCATAGGCCTAAATATATTGTCCTTGATGAAGCAACGAATGCAATTAGTGCAGATATGGAGGATTATTTATTCAACATGTTGAAAACTTATTCCTTCAACTTTATTACTATTTCACAAAGGCCGTCCTTGATTAAATACCATGATTATCTGTTGGAAATAACATCCGGAATGCAATGGCAATACCATTCCTTAGGGTCAGACAATGCTATCATTTCAATTGATGCTGAAATCGAATCTCTACGGTCCAAGCTCCATCAAATAAATAACTGGGAGAAAGAGAGGAATGAGTTGATGCGCAGGTTGACTAGTAGTTAA
- the PPT2 gene encoding holo-[acyl-carrier-protein] synthase (Syntenic homolog of Ashbya gossypii ACR129W; Syntenic homolog of Saccharomyces cerevisiae YPL148C (PPT2)) translates to MISKVQGQTLLGIGSDIVFLPRFRKIIKALPAVHQPSLVCLPSICRKFMHPMETEHLKSLLLRDASNESAAVRYIAGVWATKEAVYKALSSSVVPDHLPPASTIYTKLCYKVNYQDVGRPMVILDPKFRSKTAYKLFWDRYVTNSEFLVTISHDTDYLISFVAHVRNEYMSEMKPCKKQPESLRLMTTKNIN, encoded by the coding sequence ATGATTAGCAAGGTACAGGGACAGACTCTCTTGGGTATTGGATCCGACATCGTATTTTTGCCGCGGTTTAGGAAGATAATTAAAGCACTTCCGGCAGTACATCAACCTTCACTGGTCTGTTTGCCGTCGATATGTCGCAAGTTTATGCACCCGATGGAAACTGAGCACCTAAAGTCGCTTCTTCTTCGCGATGCTAGTAATGAAAGCGCAGCAGTTCGATACATAGCTGGTGTTTGGGCGACCAAAGAAGCTGTTTATAAGGCACTCAGCTCTTCCGTCGTACCTGACCATTTACCGCCAGCTTCTACAATCTATACAAAACTATGCTACAAAGTAAACTACCAAGACGTGGGACGCCCAATGGTTATTCTAGACCCCAAATTTCGTTCGAAGACTGCGTACAAATTATTTTGGGACCGATATGTTACAAACTCAGAGTTTCTGGTGACCATTTCCCATGATACAGACTATTTAATATCATTCGTAGCACATGTCAGAAATGAATACATGTCAGAAATGAAACCATGCAAGAAACAGCCAGAAAGTCTCCGCCTGATGACCACAAAGAATATAAACTGA
- a CDS encoding non-specific serine/threonine protein kinase (Syntenic homolog of Ashbya gossypii ACR133C; Syntenic homolog of Saccharomyces cerevisiae YPL150W) has product MFASKVEQNNLKATIGASYNKLYGQFSSNELKEVGNYRLLKLIGEGSFGKVYLASHKPTHQKVVLKTGEKNDANIVREVFYHRQFDFPFITKLYEVIVTETKVWMALEYCPGNELYEYLLYKQRIPLEETKRLFAQIVSAVYYAHSLQCVHRDLKLENILLDRNGYAMLTDFGFTRECASKTQLETICGTTVYMAPELIKRETYDGYKVDTWSLGIILYTLLHGYMPFDEGDTSATSLKIMNNEPEIIDDYTNSASRDLIQQLLQKNPSFRPSLNEVLVHPFLQPYGAVLLDTIGSLIKKQRRANPNFQSKIEKRLLKKLKQSGFDTSSIKLSVMKKRCDSLCSLWYLLLEKEKKRELLKNPKRTRSLLSVRKAFDPTSGAASQDEVGGDKTNTLKKILSLRSEVSNRPPNPENITVSTFKESKIPVIPIRSQESVSSSMKSKINIFQKISQFFEKVKKQQLRRRDRRAINNNGAPSASGPKVNSKLGLNVSKKQVPKKLNQNPTDVEANAGLSRGSEHRLRGALTIVEEPNVKKFKSQSSGDASVQPSLITSEADGNTHSTSRANTAVKTRPSSLISQHSVMSNGTFNSEYSTDAQSGYKLSNSASARMSGSGQVNGSSTGDSTSLSKSKMFAKRAVSIMSSASSNSEMSSRTDSFYDITTASSPINLDIRANSNTLLSRVDSSFPRFGRVSTPSSWLPKREKNLLLRRARVNPRLVKRSKLTRANSSGTQYVIQEESSFSDGDGPAPIYTNNDAEYGPLGEQEEEAGEVVLQSNSATSSKSALPLYPLTLNSASKSGEYQIGRSYSDASEWSQTASYYAVERFSPKQSTGNDDDDHEEIGIADDEDNA; this is encoded by the coding sequence ATGTTTGCTTCAAAAGTAGAACAGAATAATTTGAAAGCTACTATAGGAGCATCCTATAACAAGCTATATGGGCAGTTTAGCTCGAACGAACTTAAAGAGGTAGGAAATTATAGATTATTGAAGTTGATAGGCGAGGGCTCATTTGGAAAGGTGTACCTTGCGAGTCATAAGCCTACGCACCAAAAAGTTGTGCTTAAAACAGGTGAAAAGAACGATGCCAATATTGTGAGAGAAGTGTTTTACCATCGACAGTTTGACTTCCCTTTTATAACGAAGCTTTATGAGGTCATTGTCACGGAAACAAAGGTATGGATGGCTTTGGAGTACTGCCCTGGTAACGAATTGTATGAATACCTACTCTATAAACAGCGGATACCGTTGGAGGAAACAAAGAGACTATTTGCGCAGATAGTTAGTGCAGTTTACTATGCGCATTCGTTGCAATGTGTCCATAGGGACCTTAAATTGGAGAATATCTTGCTGGACAGGAACGGATATGCTATGTTAACTGACTTCGGATTCACCAGAGAGTGCGCAAGTAAGACTCAACTAGAAACAATTTGCGGAACAACGGTGTATATGGCACCAGAATTGATTAAACGAGAGACCTATGATGGTTATAAAGTAGATACCTGGTCATTGGGTATCATTTTATACACCTTGTTACATGGGTATATGCCATTTGACGAAGGGGACACTTCTGCAACTAGTTTAAAGATAATGAATAATGAACCGGAGATAATAGACGACTATACAAATTCAGCATCAAGAGATTTGATTCAACAACTATTACAGAAAAATCCAAGCTTTCGTCCCAGTTTAAATGAAGTTTTAGTACATCCATTCTTACAGCCCTATGGTGCTGTTTTACTGGACACTATAGGTTCTTTGATCAAGAAGCAGAGGCGGGCAAATCCCAATTTCCAATCGAAGATTGAAAAAAGACTTCTAAAGAAATTAAAGCAATCCGGATTCGATACGTCGTCCATAAAATTGTCAgtgatgaagaagagatGTGACTCTTTGTGCAGTTTATGGTACTTATTGCTTGaaaaagagaaaaagaGAGAGCTCTTAAAGAATCCTAAGCGAACTAGGTCGCTGCTGTCCGTTAGGAAGGCATTTGACCCCACATCTGGGGCGGCAAGTCAGGATGAGGTTGGTGGTGATAAAACTAATACATTAAAAAAGATACTCAGTCTAAGAAGTGAGGTGTCTAATCGACCTCCAAATCCAGAAAATATTACTGTAAGCACATTCAAAGAGTCTAAGATTCCCGTAATCCCTATCCGAAGTCAAGAAAGTGTCTCTTCTTCCATGAAATCAAAGATTAATATATTCCAGAAGATATCCCAATTTTTTGAGAAAGTTAAAAAGCAGCAATTGAGACGCCGTGATAGACGGGcaattaataataatggTGCTCCATCTGCCTCAGGGCCTAAAGTTAATTCCAAGCTTGGCCTAAATGTATCAAAAAAGCAGGTTCCTAAAAAATTAAATCAAAATCCGACCGACGTAGAAGCAAATGCGGGCCTCAGTCGTGGTTCAGAGCATCGATTACGTGGTGCTTTGACGATTGTTGAAGAGCCAAATGTTAAGAAATTTAAATCTCAATCATCGGGTGATGCTTCAGTCCAGCCATCCTTAATCACTTCAGAAGCCGATGGCAACACTCATTCGACATCGCGTGCTAATACGGCTGTAAAAACTCGACCATCTTCTTTAATTTCACAACATTCAGTGATGTCCAATGGTACTTTTAATTCTGAATACTCAACGGACGCTCAGTCGGGGTACAAATTGTCCAACTCCGCTAGTGCTAGAATGTCCGGATCTGGACAGGTCAATGGTAGCAGCACTGGCGATTCAACATCATTATCAAAATCCAAAATGTTTGCGAAAAGAGCTGTAAGCATTATGTCAAGCGCTTCAAGTAATTCTGAAATGAGTTCACGTACGGATTCGTTTTATGACATTACAACAGCCTCTTCTCCAATTAACCTCGACATCAGAGCAAATTCTAACACTTTATTATCTAGAGTTGACTCTTCTTTTCCTAGGTTTGGTAGGGTTTCAACCCCATCCTCTTGGCTTCCTAAGAGAGAAAAGAATTTATTGCTAAGGCGGGCGAGGGTTAACCCTCGTCTCGTAAAACGTAGTAAGTTAACAAGGGCAAATTCTTCAGGTACGCAATATGTTATTCAAGAAGAAAGCTCATTTAGTGATGGTGATGGGCCAGCACCAATTTATACCAATAATGATGCTGAGTATGGGCCTCTTGGCGAGCAAGAGGAAGAAGCTGGTGAAGTTGTCTTACAATCAAATAGTGCAACATCTTCTAAATCTGCTCTTCCACTATATCCTCTTACTCTGAACTCAGCATCGAAGTCAGGTGAATACCAAATAGGTCGATCTTACAGTGATGCTAGTGAATGGTCTCAAACTGCATCTTATTATGCCGTTGAGCGCTTTTCTCCTAAGCAAAGTACAGgaaatgatgatgatgatcATGAAGAAATCGGGATCGCGGACGATGAAGATAATGCATAA
- a CDS encoding HBR138Cp (Syntenic homolog of Ashbya gossypii ACR132W; Syntenic homolog of Ashbya gossypii NOHBY325; No homolog in Saccharomyces cerevisiae; Syntenic homolog of Kluyveromyces lactis KLLA0F11341g), with protein MELYLTNNEPSRDLWLWQPTVRDPDDVNDFPETLTLLFGVYYLDKFATSVGNEVEKLLDKLNDIFLPWNDYYPWEGYNGVQLKRFIDKSGLPFIFGELVVGDNFEEEESLVLGILKRFSMSAGSNVFIKMCDTQGDFILMSCSEIIPAEYEYPVGNNRLWLNEGQFSFIPVSIEPGRGLSQEKSLEFLRSSYYKCIKMPEITNYFEENLINDFPTSHLKGLRWLSFRVSLDHLKILHRNKKLSSILLKNFVNEDIDAKTIANRITDDAKQLKLLATENHCRLLSHYLASNPELEEYDKETLIGAILSSSLEALTNNKTLLSRDCDRCLDSTLVDSLTAMNQLTKNINIPDAVISTESCYLEQEAAAKKFESDLQSLLSSIKKEADETSQAPSMRNEPDDDADDDDKAAREYFNSQGLDISEDDFFEYFLTEALNMKEEDLDDYKNRNQNELMEDLQDTKEEVEMLEEFEAILGSNNRADCNLESLEHLLRSMRVDGSAYAVESMLKNLNATRNM; from the coding sequence ATGGAGCTTTATTTAACCAATAACGAACCTTCTAGGGATCTATGGCTGTGGCAGCCGACAGTACGTGATCCAGATGATGTAAATGATTTTCCTGAAACATTAACTTTACTGTTTGGTGTATATTACTTGGATAAGTTTGCTACGAGTGTAGGAAATGAAGTTGAGAAGTTATTAGATAAATTAAATGACATATTTCTACCTTGGAATGACTATTATCCATGGGAAGGTTATAATGGTGTTCAGCTTAAAAGATTTATTGACAAAAGTGGGTTACCATTTATATTTGGTGAACTAGTTGTTGGTGATaactttgaagaagaagaatcACTAGTACTTGGCATTTTGAAAAGGTTCTCTATGTCTGCGGGTTCCAATGTGTTTATAAAAATGTGTGATACGCAAGGTGACTTTATATTAATGTCTTGTAGTGAGATAATTCCTGCAGAGTACGAATATCCAGTGGGGAACAATAGACTTTGGCTTAACGAAGGGCAGTTTAGCTTTATTCCTGTAAGTATTGAACCAGGCAGAGGTTTATCACAGGAAAAATCCCTAGAATTTCTACGAAGTTCTTATTATAAATGCATAAAGATGCCGGAAATCACAAACTATTTCGAAGAGAACCTAATAAACGATTTCCCAACTAGTCATCTGAAAGGGTTGAGGTGGCTTTCCTTTAGAGTTTCTCTTGATCATCTAAAAATACTACACAGGAATAAAAAGCTAAGCAGTATTTTACTGAAGAACTTTGTTAATGAGGATATAGATGCTAAAACTATTGCGAACCGAATTACAGATGATGCAAAACAGTTAAAACTGCTTGCTACAGAGAACCATTGCAGGTTGCTTTCACACTACTTGGCAAGTAATCCTGAGTTGGAAGAATATGACAAGGAAACTTTGATCGGCGCGATACTATCTAGCTCTTTGGAAGCGCTTACAAATAACAAAACACTTTTATCTCGTGACTGCGACAGATGCTTAGATTCCACCTTAGTGGATTCTTTGACAGCAATGAATCAGCTAACCAAGAATATCAATATCCCAGATGCTGTTATTTCAACGGAATCGTGCTACTTAGAACAAGAAGCCGCTGCTAAGAAGTTTGAATCAGATTTACAGAGCCTTTTATCGAGCATCAAGAAAGAAGCGGACGAAACCTCACAGGCTCCTTCCATGAGGAATGAACCAGATGATGATgctgatgatgatgataaagCTGCTAGAGAATATTTTAATTCTCAAGGCCTTGATATTAGCGAAGATGACTTTTTTGAATACTTTTTAACCGAAGCACTAAATATGAAAGAGGAAGATCTTGACGACTATAAAAACAGAAACCAAAATGAACTCATGGAAGATCTGCAAGATacaaaagaagaagtagAGATGTTGGAAGAATTCGAGGCCATTTTGGGCTCTAATAATAGAGCTGATTGTAACCTAGAATCTCTGGAACATTTACTAAGGTCGATGCGAGTTGATGGCTCTGCATACGCTGTGGAATCAATGCTTAAGAATTTGAACGCTACCCGAAATATGTAA
- the ATG5 gene encoding Atg5p (Syntenic homolog of Ashbya gossypii ACR131C; Syntenic homolog of Saccharomyces cerevisiae YPL149W (ATG5)) has translation MPNEFQDKVRNLVFHGTLNVEVRLHKDLVVKGTPEHDAMCHISLPRESYLVFYLPFILQRLKSIIKVEIKDDFSGWWFEMEDVPIFWNHPVGSIYDSLTGLNPDERVKEYSETTLTLWDLTLNYGETLPSGVLPIVDGFAQLEDFWRHQWKQACFIMNGSSKQMMSLSIPDSKGFWNSVLKLDKKAFYNIASRIIPRRTKMRHIPIRAHHTSTKEIKVIQPNVSIEEEPNATLASFLETEFSEIFTNGALSVVPVIQGIKVPLEASLVDLYTLFFSIDGFLHISICNISRF, from the coding sequence ATGCCCAATGAATTCCAAGACAAAGTAAGAAACCTGGTGTTTCATGGGACTTTGAACGTTGAAGTGCGTTTGCATAAGGATCTCGTAGTAAAAGGCACCCCTGAACACGATGCCATGTGCCATATTTCACTGCCAAGAGAATCTTACCTTGTATTCTACTTACCATTTATTCTACAGAGGCTAAAAAGTATCATAAAAGTTGAAATTAAAGATGATTTCAGTGGATGGTGGTTTGAAATGGAGGATGTCCCCATATTTTGGAATCATCCTGTTGGCTCTATATATGATTCATTAACAGGCTTGAATCCCGATGAACGCGTTAAAGAGTATAGTGAGACAACTTTAACTTTATGGGATCTTACTTTAAATTATGGTGAGACTCTTCCGTCCGGAGTTTTGCCCATTGTTGATGGATTTGCGCAGCTGGAAGACTTTTGGCGCCATCAATGGAAGCAGGCATGCTTCATAATGAATGGTTCCTCGAAGCAGATGATGTCTTTATCAATACCAGATTCGAAGGGTTTCTGGAATAGTGTTTTGAAATTGGACAAAAAGGCTTTCTATAATATCGCTTCGCGAATAATCCCCAGGAGGACTAAAATGAGACATATTCCTATTAGAGCTCATCATACTTCCACTAAAGAAATCAAGGTGATCCAGCCCAATGTTAGCATTGAAGAAGAGCCTAATGCAACATTGGCAAGCTTCTTAGAAACGGAGTTTTCAGAAATATTTACCAATGGTGCGCTCTCTGTTGTCCCGGTGATACAGGGTATTAAGGTACCGTTGGAGGCTTCGCTAGTCGATCTTTACACGTTATTCTTCAGCATTGATGGATTCCTACATATTTCTATATGTAATATCTCCAGGTTTTAA